A window of Cryptomeria japonica chromosome 3, Sugi_1.0, whole genome shotgun sequence contains these coding sequences:
- the LOC131075094 gene encoding polygalacturonase At1g48100, protein MFPPARFNKSIVLVLILLSLIHVEGCTRRNKRKSHDCSGSAARAPDYGYSNIFDVLAYGAKADGFTDDSKAFLAAWQAACRVESAVVEVPAEFRFLVNPIVFMGPCKENIIFQIDGTIVAPMKPWMRSSGLLDWIQFKRVQGATIQGNGLIDGRGSVWWGSPDYQLTRKHTKPMPAIKPTALRFYGSYNVTVRDITIQNSPQCHLKFDSCSSVDVSNVTISSPANSPNTDGIHLQNSQDVEIHHSTIGCGDDCVSIQTGCRDIRAHHINCGPGHGISIGSLGKDKTKACVSNVTVHDVSIQDALFGVRIKTWQGGSGFVRGVSFGNIEVWNVKIPIMIDQFYCDKRVCRNQTSGVAISNISFIEIRGTYAYKAVHLACSDTMPCTDIDLSDIELQAVARVQNPFCWNTYGQSQAPTLPPLSCLQSGRPYNKAPLHTQDKC, encoded by the exons ATGTTTCCTCCTGCAAGGTTTAACAAGAGTATTGTGCTTGTTTTAATACTATTGTCTCTTATACATGTTGAGGGGTGCACACGGAGAAACAAGAGGAAAAGCCATGATTGTTCTGGGTCGGCGGCGAGAGCACCAGACTATGGCTACTCCAATATTTTCGACGTTCTTGCTTATGGAGCCAAGGCTGACGGATTCACTGATGATTCAAAG GCATTTCTAGCAGCATGGCAAGCTGCCTGCAGAGTGGAATCAGCAGTAGTGGAAGTACCTGCGGAGTTCCGTTTCCTAGTCAATCCAATCGTATTCATGGGACCTTGCAAAGAGAACATCATCTTTCAG ATTGATGGAACAATTGTGGCACCAATGAAACCTTGGATGAGAAGCTCTGGTTTATTAGATTGGATACAATTTAAAAGGGTCCAAGGCGCCACCATTCAAGGGAACGGCCTTATCGATGGACGAGGAAGTGTTTGGTGGGGCTCACCCGACTACCAG CTAACCAGAAAACATACAAAACCAATGCCCGCCATCAAACCCACA GCTTTGAGATTTTATGGAAGCTACAATGTGACTGTCCGGGACATAACGATTCAAAACAGTCCGCAATGCCACCTTAAGTTCGACAGTTGCTCTTCTGTTGATGTCTCAAATGTTACAATCTCGTCGCCCGCAAACAGCCCCAACACAGACGGCATACATCTTCAGAATTCTCAGGACGTGGAAATACATCATTCCACCATTGGCTGCG GTGACGACTGCGTATCTATCCAAACGGGATGCCGAGATATCCGTGCCCACCACATCAACTGTGGTCCTGGCCATGGCATTAG CATAGGAAGTCTGGGCAAGGACAAAACGAAAGCGTGCGTTTCAAATGTTACAGTGCACGATGTTTCCATTCAAGATGCCTTATTCGGCGTCCGCATTAAAACATGGCAG GGTGGGTCAGGATTTGTTCGAGGCGTGTCGTTCGGCAACATAGAGGTATGGAACGTGAAAATTCCCATCATGATCGATCAGTTCTACTGTGACAAAAGAGTGTGTCGCAACCAGACATCAGGCGTTGCAATATCGAACATCTCATTCATTGAAATACGAGGAACTTATGCGTACAAAGCAGTGCACCTGGCCTGCAGTGACACCATGCCCTGCACAGACATTGATTTATCAGACATTGAATTGCAAGCCGTGGCCAGAGTTCAAAACCCATTTTGCTGGAATACTTATGGCCAATCACAGGCTCCCACTCTGCCTCCTCTTTCTTGCTTGCAGTCCGGAAGGCCCTATAACAAAGCTCCCCTCCACACTCAAGACAAATGCTAG